DNA sequence from the Augochlora pura isolate Apur16 chromosome 11, APUR_v2.2.1, whole genome shotgun sequence genome:
CCATCATCCGTGGTCGAAGTCGACGAGCTCCTGCTGCTGACCGGTTTATGCTGCACCGAGTCTTCAGGGACGACGAAGACATCGAAGTTCGTACGATCGTCGACGATAGGACCAGGGTAGCTCCCGGAATCCCGCGTTTCTGCCTGGGAAGCCTCGAGTCCCGGTGTCCTGGAGGATTTCTCTGGGGTGTCGCGAAGCCGCTTGTGACCCGATCACGGTATCGTTCATGCGGCCAGGCCATGGGGCGTTTGATGGTGGAGCAACCCCGGGTACTGTTGAGCCACGTGCGCCAGCTGATGGTGATGAGCATGGATGTGCGGATGAACGACGGCGGTGGGCGGCGTGTTGGTGCTCGAGgctccggcggcggcggcggcggcggcgtgggTCGGCAGAGGCGTCTGCGGCTGGGCCGCGTGCAGCGTGTGGCTGTGACCGGCGGCGACCAGGCCTGTCGCCGCGCCGGTCCCGGCGCCGGACACCGTGCCGGTCACGGAGCCGGAGGCCCCGCTGCCACCGGTCCCCGTCGCCCCGCAGCCGTTCGTCGAGCCGTGGCTATGGTGTGGATGGCCGAAGACGACCCCAGAGAAGGCCACGGGTCACTGATGATGCTTCGCGGATCCGTTCGCGTGGTGCGCCTGCGCGACCACGTGGTGACTCGAGGGTGGCGCGTGGCCCGCGCTCGGATGATGATGGGTTCCGGTCGCCCCGTGGTGGTTCGCGTTGTTCGCGCTgctgttgttattgttgttgttgttgttctgCTGCTGCGTCTGCCGCTGCGTGTTCTTCTTGTTCTTCATCCGTCGGTTCTGGAACCAGATCTTCACCTGCCGCTCCGTCAGGTTCAGGTTACGGGCCAGCTCCCACCGCTTCTGCTTCGACACGTACGCGTTGAACAGGAACTCCTTCTCCAGCTCCAGCGTCTGGAACTTCGAGTACGGCTTGCGCTTCTTCCGCACCGTCACCTGACCGGTCCACTCCAGAGGGTTCGAGCTGCCGCAACCGACGCCCATGCCGGCCACGCCAACTCCGACCCCCACCCCCGCAAGGGAACCTGCGGGAAACAACGAAGATGGGGAGGAACCCCACATCACTTAACACAATTAGTTTGCCAGTTACAGAGAACCTAGCCTTACGGCTAGAAATTTGACAGGTGGCGctcttccattttttattatctcgaTGGTCATCGAATTTATACGAGTTTGCACCCTTGATTGAAACTGGTagatttttttgaaaataaatagcaagTTAACTAAAAATTCTATGAAGTTGAGATTGCATGCGTCAAATTGATCTCTTACGATGTAATGTCGTACTACGCACGTCAAATTTAATCAGaacaggaaaataaataagtactaaataaataactagcTGAACAAACACACAATGTCTCGTTGCATTGTATAGTTCTTCAAAGTTCAATATTCTGGACAAGTTAAAACTGTTTCGTATCAAGCAAAATATatcatacattatatttcactAAAAGTGAAGTCCCCGATGAAAATTGACTTCCCAAAAACTTACGATTCAATACAGAAAAGTTTTCTACTCGATACCATCGATTTCAAAAAATCGAAGAGCACGACCACGTAGAGATGCCTTAAAACTAACATGATACACAGCTAACAGATTGATcctagaagaaaaagaagagaaaaagaattctGTATTAGGAAGACGAAGTAGGAGTTCTGGTTTATTTTAGATCGTCGGTCGATGGCGAAGCTCGTCGGATCGAGGTCCGGAGCAAGAAAAACGGCTTCGCCGTACCAGTTCCCTTTTCCAGCGACTTTCAGAACCGTCGGGTCCGCGGAAACGAGAGCAAATACGTTGGTTCGTTAGCCGACGTATCGGTCCGTAACCAATCCCGTTAACTTTTTCCGAGCGGAGTCACTCGATTGACATTTACCGCGCGCCGTGCACCCGAGAAACCGATCGATGCCGCAGCTGCTCGATTTGGTGCCGCGAGTCTTTCGATTATCTCGCGAACTGGTGCATCGACCGATTCTAGAACACGTATCCGTCTATACGAACtcgaatttcaattattttttaatatacttggAATAATCAAATTGACAAAAAATTGATGAGAGacatttttctgatattcGAATTATTGTATTCAATCGTGGAATAGAAAATTTAGGAAAGATTTAATGCAAGCGATACTATTAACTACAAACTTTGATGTTAAGAAAGTTTATCAAGGTGAAGATCAACGAGTTCGCAGAGTTCAACACAGACTCGCGTCAGCTTCCCATTTACAGGAGAGAATCCGCGATACATCGACCGTCGATTTCGACCAGAAGAAAGTCCGGCAGAGTCGTTAGACACCCGTAACAGTTACTTAATTGTTACGTAAACGGCCGGTATCGCTGGTAACGGCTCGTTAACGTCTATACGAACGTCCCGAGTCAATTAATCCTGCTCAATCCGTGCGGCGAACGATCGTGCTCCGATTCATAGAGAGAAAGACACTGACTCAAGTTTACGATTATACTTCGAACCGAAGCGGACAAGCCTTCGTTCGATCGTCCGTAACGAATCCGGTGCTCGTTTCCCTCTCGATCGGTAATTATAGATTATTCATTCACGGGAACATGCGCGGCAAATCCACGGGAAATGCTTGGAAACATGATTACGCTACTACTAATTTATGCCGTCTCGTGTCGGATGGTACGGCTCTATCGGAAATGGATCTTTGATGTTACCCCGAGaattttaacgataaataattctgtcggCAGGTTCTCGTCGAGTGAGAATGACACTCTCGGTTTCGCAGGCTCGAGAAGGAATCGAGGATAAAGTTTGCATAATATTGTAAACAGCAAACAATGCGAGAATCTCGTAACATTTTCTCAATGATAAATAGAATCCTTTAAATTAGCATTtatcattaaccctttaagcTTACGGATCCTTAAAGCATTATGGTCATAGAATTGATTGCAAACAGAAACCCTCGCGAGAGCACGTATCTCTATGgtaatacataaataacgaGAAAATGATATCCATAAAggtatatgtaatatacacTAATCGTTACTTTTCAATAGGGACTACATTTCTTATCAACAATTAGGGGCGCGAGTAAACCAGTTCGACCATCCACCGTCGGAGTAGATCGTCTCTCCGGCAACCGCCTAATTTCCGCGAGTAATTTTCAAAAACCGTATCAGCGTTACACGTGTCCCTATCAGCCCGAAGGGGTGGGTCCCGGGGGCGCATAAATCCAGCGAGCGAATTCGATTCGTCGGTAGACTGCTCGGGCTCGAATCAAACCCGGGATGTCAAAATCCATGATTCCGGCGAATCTAGGAGAAGCCGCGTCTTGAGAGAACCCAAGTCTCGACTTGCAGAA
Encoded proteins:
- the LOC144476705 gene encoding uncharacterized protein LOC144476705 gives rise to the protein PVAFSGVVFGHPHHSHGSTNGCGATGTGGSGASGSVTGTVSGAGTGAATGLVAAGHSHTLHAAQPQTPLPTHAAAAAAAGASSTNTPPTAVVHPHIHAHHHQLAHVAQQYPGLLHHQTPHGLAA